A single region of the Salvia splendens isolate huo1 chromosome 18, SspV2, whole genome shotgun sequence genome encodes:
- the LOC121776225 gene encoding 50S ribosomal protein L3, chloroplastic-like — translation MSISSLSATIPTTSKRSSSSSSSSTPSSSFLLRLPLKRFSSLSLNASPSKPPTISASMEAGIGLMATKLGMMSYFDNTGQVIPVTIVGFREGNIVTQVKTKATDGYDAVQVGYRRIRDRKLTKPELGHLEKSGIIPLRHLQEFRLQSVEGFEPNQRLALEELFKEGDLVDVSGTTIGKGFQGGIKRHNFKRGLMTHGSKSHRQLGSIGAGTTPGRVYPGKKMPGRMGGTKTKIRKLKVIKIDNELNVVMIKGAVPGKPGNLLRITPAKIVGKNIPQK, via the exons ATGTCAATCTCTTCTCTCTCCGCAACCATCCCCACCACCTCCAagcgctcctcctcctcctcctcctcctccaccccctcctcctccttcctcctccgcctccccTTGAAGCGcttctcctccctctctctcaatgCCTCCCCCTCCAAACCCCCGACCATCTCCGCCTCAATGGAGGCCGGAATCGGCCTCATGGCCACCAAATTAGGCATGATGTCCTACTTCGACAACACCGGCCAAGTCATCCCCGTCACCATCGTCGGCTTCCGCGAGGGCAACATTGTCACTCAGGTGAAGACGAAGGCCACCGACGGCTACGACGCCGTCCAAGTCGGTTACCGCAGGATTCGCGACCGGAAACTCACTAAACCGGAGCTCGGTCACTTGGAGAAGTCCGGAATCATTCCGCTCCGCCACTTGCAGGAGTTCCGGCTGCAGTCGGTCGAAGGATTCGAGCCCAATCAGCGCCTGGCGTTGGAGGAGCTTTTTAAGGAAGGCGATTTAGTCGACGTTTCCGGAACTACCATTGGAAAAGGGTTCCAAG GTGGAATCAAGAGACACAATTTCAAGAGAGGGCTTATGACTCACGGGTCCAAGAGCCATAGGCAACTCGGCTCCATTGGTGCCGGAACTACTCCAGGACGTGTCTACCCGGGCAAGAAAATGCCCGGGAGAATGGGAGGCACCAAGACGAAGATCAGAAAGCTCAAGGTTATCAAGATCGACAATGAACTCAATGTCGTGATGATCAAAGGTGCCGTTCCTGGTAAACCGGGCAACCTGCTCCGCATCACACCGGCCAAAATCGTGGGAAAGAATATCCCCCAAAAGTAG